The following coding sequences are from one Streptococcus sp. NPS 308 window:
- a CDS encoding ZmpA/ZmpB/ZmpC family metallo-endopeptidase, whose amino-acid sequence MKKIFGEKQHRFSLRKLAIGLVSASISSLFFVSIASSGTVFAQENVAVHYKYVTDTELSGQEKDLIVKDIPKIAEDSESTYYLVYRMDEKAQLGQLPNTGGQNSLTSVLTGGTLASIGLLIFVVSKKKGKKKALLNVILVTGMGSGLVSSVQAIENQLLLQYNQEYQLSQGDSLPLPRTLSGYTYLGYIKQDKDSSLQETAARDQKFDYTVQPHFQTNEGGQKVGDEQKNPSPTSPADKPIPSQDSSNQKPSGIASVDPQDEVLAGRVNKPELLYKDQEIVTKLDFSEVVQENPELAEGTIRVKQEGHVGKKVEVVRIFTVENQEISREVLSTKVEEALPRIVEKGTKKAVAASEAPQSARKGEPETQAPLPEYNGNQAGAIVAPETAEKPEYTGTQAGAVVEPEQVSPLPEYQGTQAGAIVEPEQVEPEVGGVQSGALVEPETAEKPEYTGEQSGAIVEPEQVPPTPEYTGTQAGAIVAPETAEKPEYTDTQSGAIVEPEQVAPQAEYQGTQAGAIVEPEIQSSLPEYKGTQSGAIVEPEQIAPLPEYTGNTEQVKPETPTEKPKEKDPEKTLELRNVSDLELYSQINGTYKQHVSLDSVPKNTETYFVKVKSSSFKDVYLPVSSITAETKDGQTVYKITAKAEKLQQELENKYADNFTFYLAKKATEETTTFTSFSNLVNAIKQNLSGTYHLAASLNANEVELGPDERSYIKGTFTGQLIGEKDGKQYAIYNLKKPLFETLSGAKVEKLSLKNVSISGKDDIGSLAYEAQNGTKIQQVHVDGVLAGERGIGGLLAKADQSSITESSFKGRIINTYETTAAYNIGGLVGHLTGNRALLTKSKATVAISSNTNSSDQTVGGLAGLVDQDAQIQHSYAEGDINNVKHFGRVAGVAGNLWDRTSGDVRYAGSLTNVLSDVNVTNGNAITGYHYNGMKVKDTFSSKANRVYNVTLVKDEVVSKESFEERGTMLDASQIASKKAAINPLTLPTVEPLSTSGKKDSDFSKVAHYQSKRALAYKNIEKLLPFYNKATIVKYGNLVNENSLLYQKELLSAVMMKDDQVITDIVSNKKTANKLLLHYKDHSSEKLNLKYQADFAKLAEYSLGNTGLLYTPNQFLYDQSSIIKQVLPDLQKVDYHSEAIRKTLGISPNVKQTELYLEDQFAKTKQQLEDSLKKLLSADAGLVGDNPVTKGYLVDKIKHNKEALLLGLTYLERWYNFSYGQVNVKDLVLYHLDFFGKGNASPLDTLIELGKSGFNNLLAKNNVDTYGISLASHHGTKDLFSTLEHYRKVFLPDTSTNDWFKSETKAYIVEEKSTIEEVKTKQGLAGSKYSIGVYDRITSATWKYRNMVLPLLTLPERSVFVISTMSSLGFGAYDRYRNSEHKAGKALNDFVEENARETAKRQRDHYDYWYRILDNEGREKLYRTILLYDAYKFGDDTTSGKATVEAKFDSANRAMKNFFGPVGNKVVHNQHGAYATGDGVYYMSYRMLDKDGAITYTHEMTHDSDQDIYLGGHGRRSGLGPEFFAKGLLQAPDQPSDATLTINSILKHSTSDSTEDSRLQVLDPTERFQNAADLQNYVHNMFDLIYMLEYLEGQSIVKKLNVYQKMAALRKIENKYVKDPADGNEVYATNVVKELTAEEAQKLTSFESLIDHNILSAREYQSGDYERNGYYTIKLFAPIYSALSSEKGTPGDLMGRRIAYELLAAKGFKDGMVPYISNQYEEIAKQKGKTINLYGKERGLVTDDLVLDKVFEGRYASWAAFKKAMYKERVDQFENLKQVTFKDPTQSWMSNATKTIQRVKELQELMDQAVLQDAVAPRWSNYDPEIDSAVHKLKRAIFKAYLDQTNDFRTSIFKK is encoded by the coding sequence ATGAAAAAGATTTTTGGAGAGAAGCAGCATCGTTTTTCCTTACGAAAATTAGCAATTGGTCTTGTATCAGCTTCGATTTCAAGCCTATTTTTTGTGTCCATTGCTAGCAGTGGAACCGTATTTGCTCAAGAAAATGTAGCTGTTCACTACAAATATGTGACGGATACGGAGTTGAGTGGACAAGAAAAAGACTTGATTGTAAAGGACATTCCTAAAATTGCTGAAGATAGTGAGAGCACCTATTATCTAGTCTACCGTATGGATGAGAAAGCACAGCTAGGTCAGTTGCCCAATACAGGTGGGCAGAATAGCCTTACTAGTGTTTTAACTGGTGGAACCCTGGCTTCAATTGGCCTTCTTATTTTTGTTGTATCCAAAAAGAAAGGCAAGAAGAAAGCCCTCTTGAATGTGATTTTGGTAACAGGGATGGGCAGTGGTTTGGTTTCTTCGGTTCAGGCTATTGAAAATCAGCTTTTGCTACAATACAATCAGGAATACCAATTATCCCAAGGAGATAGTCTGCCTTTGCCACGCACCCTATCGGGTTATACTTACCTAGGCTATATTAAGCAAGACAAGGACTCTAGTCTGCAAGAAACTGCTGCTAGGGATCAGAAATTTGACTACACGGTTCAACCTCATTTTCAGACCAATGAAGGTGGGCAAAAGGTAGGAGATGAGCAGAAAAATCCATCTCCAACAAGCCCTGCTGACAAGCCAATCCCTTCTCAAGATTCATCCAATCAAAAGCCGTCCGGTATTGCTAGTGTGGATCCTCAGGATGAAGTCTTGGCTGGTCGTGTGAACAAACCAGAGCTCCTATACAAAGACCAAGAAATTGTAACCAAACTAGACTTTTCAGAAGTGGTTCAAGAAAATCCAGAACTAGCAGAGGGAACCATTCGTGTCAAACAAGAAGGTCATGTTGGGAAGAAGGTTGAAGTCGTTCGCATTTTCACTGTTGAAAACCAAGAAATTTCCCGAGAAGTTCTCTCGACCAAGGTAGAAGAAGCCTTGCCACGTATAGTAGAAAAAGGGACTAAGAAGGCAGTTGCTGCAAGTGAGGCACCTCAGTCTGCAAGAAAAGGAGAGCCTGAGACGCAGGCTCCATTACCAGAATACAATGGGAATCAAGCGGGAGCGATTGTAGCCCCAGAGACAGCTGAAAAACCAGAATATACTGGCACCCAAGCTGGAGCAGTCGTTGAACCCGAGCAAGTATCTCCATTACCTGAGTATCAGGGGACTCAAGCTGGTGCTATCGTCGAGCCAGAACAAGTTGAGCCAGAGGTTGGGGGTGTCCAGTCTGGTGCTTTGGTGGAACCAGAAACGGCTGAGAAACCAGAATATACAGGCGAGCAGTCTGGAGCAATCGTAGAGCCTGAACAGGTGCCACCGACACCAGAGTATACAGGAACTCAAGCGGGAGCGATTGTTGCCCCTGAAACAGCTGAAAAACCAGAATATACAGATACTCAATCAGGTGCCATAGTGGAACCAGAGCAAGTCGCTCCACAAGCTGAGTATCAGGGCACCCAGGCTGGTGCTATCGTTGAACCAGAAATCCAGTCTTCCCTTCCAGAGTATAAAGGCACCCAATCTGGAGCCATTGTTGAACCCGAACAAATTGCTCCTCTTCCAGAGTATACGGGTAATACCGAGCAAGTAAAACCGGAAACTCCAACAGAAAAACCAAAAGAAAAAGATCCAGAGAAGACGCTTGAGCTAAGAAATGTTTCGGATCTGGAGTTGTATAGTCAGATCAATGGTACTTACAAACAACATGTTTCTTTAGACAGTGTTCCAAAGAATACAGAAACTTACTTTGTCAAAGTCAAATCTTCGTCATTTAAAGATGTCTATCTACCAGTTTCTTCAATAACGGCTGAAACGAAAGATGGTCAGACAGTTTATAAAATTACAGCCAAGGCTGAGAAACTCCAGCAAGAGCTAGAAAATAAATATGCTGACAATTTCACCTTCTACCTAGCTAAGAAGGCTACAGAGGAAACGACAACCTTTACTTCCTTTAGCAACCTGGTCAATGCTATCAAGCAGAATCTCTCTGGAACCTATCATTTAGCAGCTAGCTTGAACGCCAACGAAGTAGAGTTGGGTCCTGATGAAAGATCCTATATCAAGGGCACCTTTACTGGTCAGTTGATCGGTGAAAAAGATGGCAAGCAGTATGCTATTTATAACTTGAAAAAGCCTCTATTTGAAACCTTGAGTGGCGCTAAAGTAGAAAAATTAAGTCTGAAAAATGTCTCCATTTCAGGGAAAGATGATATTGGTTCACTGGCCTATGAAGCCCAGAATGGTACAAAGATTCAGCAAGTTCATGTCGATGGTGTTCTAGCAGGTGAACGTGGTATCGGTGGTTTGCTGGCTAAGGCGGACCAATCAAGCATCACAGAGAGCAGTTTCAAGGGAAGAATTATCAACACTTATGAAACGACTGCTGCCTACAATATCGGTGGTCTGGTCGGTCATTTGACAGGAAACAGGGCTTTGCTGACGAAGTCAAAAGCGACAGTAGCCATTTCATCCAACACAAATAGTTCAGATCAGACTGTGGGTGGTCTTGCAGGTCTTGTAGACCAAGATGCGCAGATCCAGCATAGTTATGCTGAGGGTGATATTAACAATGTCAAGCACTTTGGTAGAGTCGCTGGAGTGGCAGGCAATTTGTGGGATCGAACTTCTGGTGATGTAAGGTATGCTGGAAGTTTGACCAATGTTCTCAGCGATGTCAATGTAACCAACGGAAATGCCATTACCGGTTACCACTACAATGGAATGAAGGTAAAGGACACATTCAGTAGCAAGGCCAACAGAGTCTACAATGTCACTTTAGTCAAGGATGAAGTCGTCAGCAAGGAATCCTTTGAAGAAAGAGGAACCATGCTAGATGCTTCTCAAATTGCAAGCAAGAAAGCAGCAATCAATCCTCTCACTCTACCAACAGTGGAACCACTCTCAACAAGTGGCAAAAAAGATAGTGATTTTTCTAAGGTTGCCCATTATCAATCTAAGCGCGCCTTGGCTTATAAGAACATTGAAAAATTGCTACCTTTCTACAACAAGGCAACTATCGTCAAATACGGAAATCTGGTCAATGAGAACAGCCTTTTATATCAAAAAGAACTCTTGTCAGCAGTTATGATGAAGGATGACCAAGTCATCACAGACATTGTTTCCAACAAAAAGACTGCAAACAAACTCTTGCTACACTACAAGGACCATTCATCTGAAAAACTCAATCTCAAATACCAGGCTGATTTCGCCAAATTAGCAGAATATAGTCTAGGAAATACTGGACTTCTCTATACGCCAAACCAATTCCTGTATGACCAATCTTCTATCATCAAGCAAGTCTTACCTGACTTACAAAAGGTTGACTACCACTCAGAAGCCATCAGAAAGACGCTCGGTATTTCTCCAAACGTCAAACAGACCGAGCTCTATCTAGAAGACCAGTTCGCCAAAACAAAACAACAACTGGAAGACAGTTTGAAAAAACTCTTGTCAGCTGATGCTGGACTTGTCGGTGACAATCCAGTCACCAAGGGCTATCTTGTAGATAAAATCAAGCACAACAAGGAAGCCTTGCTACTTGGCTTGACCTATCTGGAACGTTGGTATAACTTTAGCTATGGTCAAGTAAACGTCAAAGACCTGGTTCTGTACCATCTGGACTTCTTTGGAAAGGGAAATGCCTCACCACTCGATACTCTGATTGAGTTAGGTAAATCTGGCTTTAACAATCTTCTAGCTAAGAATAATGTCGATACTTATGGTATCAGTCTTGCCAGTCATCATGGAACGAAAGATTTGTTTAGCACTTTAGAACATTACCGAAAAGTCTTTTTACCAGATACAAGCACTAATGACTGGTTTAAATCAGAGACTAAGGCTTATATCGTCGAAGAAAAATCCACTATCGAAGAGGTGAAAACGAAGCAAGGACTAGCTGGCAGCAAGTATTCTATCGGTGTCTATGACCGCATCACGAGTGCCACATGGAAATACCGCAATATGGTCTTGCCTCTCCTAACCTTGCCAGAGAGATCCGTCTTTGTTATCTCAACTATGTCTAGTTTAGGATTTGGAGCCTATGATCGCTACCGCAATAGCGAGCATAAAGCGGGCAAGGCTCTCAATGATTTTGTAGAAGAAAATGCGCGTGAAACAGCCAAACGTCAGCGAGATCACTACGATTATTGGTATCGTATTTTAGATAATGAGGGACGTGAAAAACTCTATCGTACGATTCTCCTTTATGATGCCTATAAGTTTGGTGATGACACAACATCTGGAAAAGCTACAGTGGAGGCTAAGTTTGATAGCGCCAATCGAGCCATGAAGAACTTCTTTGGCCCAGTTGGCAATAAGGTAGTACACAACCAGCATGGAGCCTACGCAACAGGGGATGGCGTCTACTATATGTCTTACCGCATGCTCGACAAGGATGGCGCTATTACGTATACCCATGAGATGACCCATGATTCCGATCAGGATATTTACCTTGGCGGCCATGGTCGAAGAAGTGGTTTGGGACCAGAGTTCTTCGCAAAAGGCTTACTGCAAGCCCCTGACCAACCAAGTGACGCAACCCTCACCATCAACTCCATCTTGAAACACTCAACATCAGATAGTACAGAGGACTCCCGTCTGCAAGTCTTGGATCCGACAGAGAGATTCCAAAACGCTGCAGATCTTCAGAACTATGTCCATAATATGTTTGATCTCATCTACATGCTGGAATATCTCGAAGGGCAGTCAATTGTTAAGAAACTGAATGTTTACCAGAAAATGGCGGCTCTCAGAAAAATTGAGAACAAGTATGTGAAAGATCCAGCAGATGGAAATGAGGTTTATGCCACTAACGTAGTCAAAGAATTGACAGCAGAAGAGGCCCAAAAATTGACCAGCTTTGAGAGTTTGATTGACCATAACATCTTGTCAGCTCGTGAGTACCAGTCTGGCGACTATGAACGAAATGGCTACTATACAATTAAACTCTTTGCCCCAATCTATTCAGCTCTCAGCAGTGAGAAAGGCACGCCAGGGGACCTTATGGGACGCCGGATCGCTTACGAACTTTTGGCTGCCAAAGGCTTTAAGGATGGAATGGTACCTTATATCTCAAATCAATACGAAGAAATTGCCAAACAAAAAGGTAAAACCATCAATCTCTATGGTAAAGAACGTGGATTGGTGACAGATGATCTTGTTTTGGACAAGGTGTTTGAAGGCAGGTATGCATCTTGGGCTGCCTTTAAGAAAGCCATGTATAAAGAACGTGTGGATCAGTTTGAAAACTTGAAGCAAGTGACCTTCAAAGATCCGACGCAATCATGGATGAGCAATGCCACGAAAACCATTCAAAGAGTAAAAGAATTACAAGAACTGATGGACCAAGCTGTGCTACAGGATGCAGTGGCTCCTCGTTGGAGTAATTATGATCCAGAGATTGACAGTGCCGTTCATAAGTTGAAGAGAGCAATCTTTAAAGCTTATCTTGACCAAACAAACGACTTCAGAACCTCTATTTTTAAGAAATAA
- a CDS encoding phosphoglycerate mutase: MVKLVFARHGESEWNKANLFTGWADVDLSEKGTQQAIDAGKLIKEAGIEFDQAYTSVLKRAIKTTNLALEAADQLWVPVEKSWRLNERHYGGLTGKNKAEAAEQFGDEQVHIWRRSYDVLPPNMDRDDEHSAHTDRRYASLDDSVIPDAENLKVTLERALPFWEDKIAPALKDGKNVFVGAHGNSIRALVKHIKRLSDDEIMDVEIPNFPPLVFEFDEKLNVVSEYYLGK, translated from the coding sequence ATGGTAAAATTGGTTTTTGCTCGCCACGGTGAGTCTGAATGGAACAAAGCTAACCTTTTCACTGGTTGGGCTGATGTTGATTTGTCTGAAAAAGGAACACAACAAGCGATTGACGCTGGTAAATTGATCAAAGAAGCTGGTATCGAATTTGACCAAGCTTACACTTCAGTATTGAAACGTGCGATCAAAACAACAAACTTGGCTCTTGAAGCGGCTGACCAATTGTGGGTTCCAGTTGAAAAATCATGGCGCTTGAACGAACGTCACTACGGTGGTTTGACTGGTAAAAACAAGGCTGAAGCTGCTGAACAATTTGGTGATGAGCAAGTTCACATCTGGCGTCGTTCATACGATGTATTGCCTCCAAACATGGATCGTGATGATGAGCACTCAGCTCACACTGACCGTCGTTACGCTTCACTTGACGACTCAGTTATTCCAGATGCTGAAAACTTGAAAGTGACTTTGGAACGTGCCCTTCCATTCTGGGAAGACAAAATCGCTCCAGCACTTAAAGATGGTAAAAACGTATTCGTAGGAGCTCACGGTAACTCAATCCGTGCCCTTGTAAAACACATCAAACGCTTGTCAGACGACGAAATCATGGACGTGGAAATCCCTAACTTCCCACCATTGGTATTCGAATTCGACGAAAAATTGAACGTAGTTTCTGAATACTACCTTGGAAAATAA
- the rpsO gene encoding 30S ribosomal protein S15, with product MAISKEKKNEIIAQYARHEGDTGSVEVQVAVLTWEINHLNEHIKQHKKDHATYRGLMKKIGRRRNLLAYLRKNDVNRYRELINSLGLRR from the coding sequence ATGGCAATCTCAAAAGAGAAAAAAAATGAAATCATTGCACAATATGCACGTCACGAAGGTGATACAGGTTCAGTAGAGGTTCAAGTTGCTGTCCTTACTTGGGAAATCAACCACCTTAACGAACACATCAAACAACACAAAAAAGACCACGCTACTTACCGTGGATTGATGAAGAAAATCGGTCGCCGTCGTAACTTACTTGCATACTTGCGTAAAAACGACGTTAACCGTTACCGTGAGTTAATCAACTCTCTAGGACTTCGTCGTTAA
- a CDS encoding CadD family cadmium resistance transporter, translated as MGQTIISAIGVYISTSIDYLIILIILFAQLSQNKQKWHIYAGQYLGTGLLVGASLVAAYVVNFVPEEWMVGLLGLIPIYLGIRFAIVGEGEEEEEEIIERLEQSKANQLFWTVTLLTIASGGDNLGIYIPYFASLDWSQTLVALLVFVIGIIIFCEISRMLSSIPLIFETIEKYERIIVPIVFILLGLYIMYENGTIETFLIV; from the coding sequence ATGGGACAGACAATCATATCTGCTATTGGTGTTTATATTTCCACCAGTATCGATTATTTAATTATTTTAATTATTTTATTTGCACAGCTATCACAGAATAAACAGAAATGGCATATTTATGCGGGGCAATATCTAGGAACAGGCTTACTTGTAGGGGCGAGTTTAGTTGCTGCTTATGTCGTTAATTTCGTGCCTGAAGAATGGATGGTTGGATTGCTTGGTTTAATCCCTATCTATTTAGGGATTCGCTTTGCAATTGTTGGAGAAGGTGAGGAAGAAGAGGAAGAAATTATTGAAAGATTAGAACAAAGCAAGGCAAATCAACTGTTTTGGACAGTTACATTGCTGACAATTGCGTCTGGCGGAGATAATTTAGGTATCTATATACCTTATTTTGCTTCGTTAGATTGGTCACAGACCCTCGTGGCGTTGCTTGTGTTTGTAATCGGCATAATTATCTTTTGCGAGATTAGTCGGATGTTATCCTCTATTCCGTTAATATTCGAGACAATTGAAAAATACGAGCGAATCATTGTGCCCATAGTATTCATTCTACTTGGACTATATATCATGTATGAAAATGGCACGATAGAGACTTTTCTGATCGTGTAG
- a CDS encoding FecCD family ABC transporter permease, which produces MLSKFSGSRQDLQFVLLLVILLGILGISLFLAVSMGSVAIDLGDTYRIILSRLGFPLEIGEVSKSTLAIVWNMRFPRVLLGLIVGVGLSMCGSVMQSTVNNPIAEPYVLGISAGATLGATLSIIIGLKLVISLGAFLGAILATIAVLIIASMQGRMTTSSLILSGTVVNALFLAFSNFIISVGANADSVMTIKFWTMGSLAGTTWSDLVLPTIVVGLAFLFFTTQYRVFNAMMMGDEAALTLGIPLRFYWYLYVTVVAVLTAVLVATCGIIGFVGLITPHLARGLVGTNYKRLFPVATLLGALFVIWADVLSRIIIPNAELPIGIFTALVGAPFFIYIVGGRRREVRA; this is translated from the coding sequence ATGCTTTCCAAATTTTCTGGAAGCCGACAAGATTTGCAATTTGTGTTACTTTTAGTTATTTTACTAGGTATTTTAGGGATTTCTCTCTTTCTAGCAGTTTCAATGGGATCTGTTGCGATTGATTTAGGAGATACCTATCGAATCATTTTGAGCAGATTGGGATTTCCTCTTGAGATAGGAGAGGTTTCCAAGTCTACTCTTGCCATTGTATGGAATATGAGGTTCCCCCGAGTATTGTTAGGTCTGATAGTAGGGGTTGGTCTTTCTATGTGTGGTAGTGTGATGCAGTCCACAGTGAACAACCCCATCGCTGAGCCTTATGTCTTAGGAATTTCTGCGGGTGCAACTCTAGGGGCAACTTTGAGCATCATTATTGGTTTAAAATTGGTGATTAGCCTTGGAGCTTTCCTTGGAGCTATTTTGGCAACAATCGCTGTCCTTATCATTGCCTCTATGCAGGGCAGGATGACGACTTCTAGTCTGATCTTATCAGGAACGGTGGTCAATGCTCTCTTTCTGGCATTTTCCAACTTTATTATCTCAGTTGGCGCTAATGCGGACAGTGTGATGACCATTAAGTTTTGGACCATGGGTTCGCTTGCAGGGACTACTTGGTCTGACTTAGTCCTGCCAACTATAGTAGTAGGATTGGCCTTTCTATTTTTCACTACTCAGTATCGTGTTTTTAATGCGATGATGATGGGAGATGAGGCTGCTTTAACTTTGGGAATTCCCTTACGCTTCTATTGGTATCTTTACGTGACCGTGGTGGCTGTGCTGACAGCTGTCTTAGTGGCAACTTGTGGGATTATTGGATTTGTCGGTCTGATTACTCCACATTTAGCTCGAGGGTTAGTAGGAACGAATTACAAGAGGCTTTTTCCCGTTGCAACCTTGCTGGGTGCCCTCTTTGTCATCTGGGCAGATGTACTCTCTCGTATCATCATTCCAAATGCCGAGCTGCCGATTGGTATTTTCACAGCTTTAGTAGGTGCTCCCTTCTTTATCTACATTGTTGGAGGAAGGCGAAGGGAGGTGAGGGCCTGA
- a CDS encoding ABC transporter ATP-binding protein gives MDLICQDVHFGIGEKKILKGVSLKVEGHQFHTILGPNGSGKTSLLKLLYRQEKADKGLISLDGKPLEHWSLKETAKQMAVVTQFNQLQFDCTVEEIVLLGRTPHLSFLQKEKERDYALVQDALVKVDMLEKKTRLYSSLSGGEKQRVLLARALAQEPTLLLLDEPTNHLDIKYQLDLLAIVKNLKVNVLAVLHDIQLACRYSNYLYLMKEGEILYQGTPKETITPESLQTVYGVQSQVTWTEDQQAMIHYL, from the coding sequence ATGGACTTGATTTGTCAGGATGTCCACTTTGGAATAGGAGAGAAAAAAATTCTCAAAGGAGTTTCTCTTAAGGTTGAGGGGCATCAATTTCACACGATACTAGGACCAAATGGAAGTGGAAAAACTAGCCTGCTTAAACTCCTCTATCGTCAGGAAAAGGCAGACAAAGGCTTGATAAGCCTAGATGGAAAGCCACTGGAGCATTGGTCACTCAAAGAAACAGCCAAGCAAATGGCAGTTGTTACCCAGTTTAATCAATTGCAGTTTGATTGTACAGTTGAGGAAATCGTCTTGCTGGGAAGAACGCCTCACCTCTCTTTTTTACAGAAGGAAAAGGAAAGGGATTATGCCCTCGTTCAAGATGCTCTCGTCAAGGTGGATATGCTTGAGAAGAAAACTCGTCTCTATTCGTCTCTGTCAGGGGGGGAGAAACAACGAGTCTTATTAGCCCGCGCCTTGGCGCAAGAACCGACTCTCTTGCTCCTGGACGAACCAACCAATCACCTGGATATCAAGTATCAGCTAGACTTGTTGGCCATTGTGAAGAATCTCAAGGTCAATGTTTTAGCTGTCCTACATGATATTCAACTTGCTTGTCGCTATTCGAATTATCTCTATCTGATGAAAGAGGGAGAAATCCTTTACCAAGGGACTCCAAAGGAGACCATCACCCCAGAGTCATTGCAAACTGTATATGGAGTTCAAAGTCAGGTTACTTGGACCGAGGATCAGCAAGCTATGATTCACTATTTATAA
- a CDS encoding ABC transporter substrate-binding protein yields the protein MKKTLSILLVTVATLTMAACGNTTTEKATTQSSTETSQKASTETTYPLTVKTYDAKGNEVEQVFDKSPEKVITNNLSTTEILLELGLKDKIAGMLNPDNAVTDKYKDAIATIPQIGDKKTVSQETVLSYEPDAVMGRNMMFSEKSLGTVSTWNENKIPVYTQKASLSTIQQDLGNIVEDVKNLGMIFNVQDKANEYAVQLQAKIDAVKKANPASQGEKKKALIMVAYNDETFGAYKSALQESLLNQLGYTNVATGTSGLTLENLVSMDPELIIYVTSDRNKKLDANAVELMKANEVLENVPAIKNQKIMTISYDELMDYGPAVIDSLEKINDFINK from the coding sequence ATGAAAAAAACACTAAGCATTTTACTCGTAACAGTAGCTACCTTAACGATGGCAGCTTGTGGCAATACCACTACAGAAAAAGCAACCACACAATCTAGCACGGAAACAAGTCAAAAGGCCAGCACAGAGACGACTTATCCGTTAACAGTCAAGACCTATGATGCTAAAGGGAATGAAGTCGAACAAGTCTTTGACAAGTCACCTGAAAAAGTTATCACCAACAATCTTTCAACCACTGAAATCTTATTGGAGTTAGGCTTGAAGGATAAAATTGCTGGCATGCTCAACCCTGACAATGCTGTAACAGACAAATACAAGGATGCGATTGCGACGATTCCTCAAATTGGGGACAAAAAAACAGTCTCACAAGAGACAGTCCTTTCTTATGAGCCAGATGCTGTGATGGGTCGAAACATGATGTTTTCTGAAAAATCCTTGGGGACAGTTAGCACCTGGAATGAAAACAAAATCCCAGTCTATACGCAAAAAGCTTCTCTTTCAACGATTCAGCAAGATTTGGGAAATATCGTAGAAGATGTCAAAAATCTTGGAATGATTTTCAATGTTCAGGACAAGGCTAATGAATACGCAGTCCAATTACAAGCTAAAATTGATGCTGTTAAGAAAGCAAACCCAGCAAGCCAAGGTGAAAAGAAAAAGGCTTTGATTATGGTTGCTTATAATGACGAAACCTTTGGTGCTTACAAGTCTGCTTTGCAAGAGAGCTTGTTGAATCAACTTGGTTATACCAACGTTGCAACGGGAACATCAGGCTTGACCTTGGAAAATCTCGTGTCAATGGATCCTGAGTTGATTATCTATGTGACCAGCGACCGCAATAAAAAATTGGATGCCAACGCAGTAGAGTTGATGAAGGCAAATGAAGTTTTAGAAAACGTTCCTGCAATTAAGAATCAAAAAATCATGACCATTTCTTACGATGAGTTGATGGACTATGGTCCAGCAGTGATTGATTCCCTTGAGAAAATCAATGACTTTATCAATAAATAA
- a CDS encoding alpha/beta hydrolase-fold protein, translating into MTLSINNEFDWEGIQVKVSLPSTYDPNQIYPAILLNDGNLDFLSSLSESVILVGLTSKNRLDDYTPWKAPALRDGAPDFGGQANAYHSHLFGGLLDKLQSLYRLDKNRLAYGGYSLGGLTAVYSLFHFDKVSCIFSICGSFWYPDFVTYCKEEKVRNLDCLLYLQNGQTEGAHHTNRLAQAPVYAEQIHTSLQKHYPAGQFVFDSYGHHEQVVERFLVFSSWLAQEWEIA; encoded by the coding sequence ATGACTTTATCAATAAATAATGAGTTTGATTGGGAAGGGATCCAAGTCAAGGTCAGCCTTCCTTCAACCTATGATCCCAATCAAATCTATCCAGCGATTCTCTTGAATGATGGAAACTTGGATTTTCTATCTTCCCTTTCAGAATCTGTGATTTTAGTGGGCTTGACCTCTAAAAATCGCCTAGATGACTACACTCCCTGGAAGGCACCTGCTCTGAGAGATGGAGCTCCAGATTTTGGCGGTCAGGCAAATGCCTATCATAGTCATTTATTTGGAGGTCTTTTAGACAAGTTGCAGTCGCTTTATCGCCTGGACAAAAATCGCCTTGCCTATGGGGGTTACTCACTAGGTGGTTTGACAGCAGTATACAGTCTTTTCCATTTTGACAAGGTCTCCTGTATCTTCTCTATCTGCGGTTCCTTTTGGTATCCTGATTTTGTGACTTACTGCAAGGAAGAAAAGGTGAGAAATTTAGATTGTTTGCTGTATTTACAGAACGGTCAAACAGAAGGAGCCCATCATACCAATCGCTTGGCTCAAGCACCAGTCTATGCTGAGCAGATCCATACTAGCCTTCAGAAGCACTATCCGGCTGGTCAGTTTGTCTTTGATTCTTATGGGCATCATGAGCAAGTGGTTGAGCGATTTCTAGTCTTTTCCAGCTGGTTGGCCCAAGAATGGGAAATTGCATAA